A window of the Macrobrachium rosenbergii isolate ZJJX-2024 chromosome 13, ASM4041242v1, whole genome shotgun sequence genome harbors these coding sequences:
- the LOC136844761 gene encoding ELKS/Rab6-interacting/CAST family member 1-like, with the protein MNEGGLVSKWKDDEIRKITQTGAGDESNIITAITLVHLQESVLQEDENANSDYEEDNSYCEDHYSDSREEDSLESEDHNSDTEQEITYLDASRQVEKLIKENEIVSRLQQENFKKDEMINELKKKVEWLTEEGLKKEENIRYLESLSQQKDKQISSVSTEMQSLRNEVTEKAKDTELQIKEMEEKDQKLIILENTVVVLEMEKDTLHRELQERENIRTEMQVRLNKLNEDLQRMRQENVRKQKQVESLHRENEHKTLKLNGLEEKLQVLTTEKRLAQENLENLDLCKIEIAEKKEELEKLKEQNLHRDTQILRLENECTKKHKEFMDLLKESKSVVAEKSKAIGKMNEMTRRTIQLEFELAEAKEALEIMEFEKIEAILEIERLHEETSTKDTKITSLEKKVKILEGEKASEKMNGHNLIREESEVCTKEKTMIKMVAQEQPVSETKAVEKKTLNKTRRLIKPKIDCKVLYQRMDIIEEGLRQIMALQRPSTEAKTHSKDPTTTPLDKTPLNKNDVHKKMRQESAARLRTLERESEMVKKLYKINSVT; encoded by the exons ATGAATGAAGGAGGCCTGGTTTCAAAATGGAAGGATGACGAGATTAGGAAGATAACTCAAACAGGTGCTGGGGACGAGAGTAACATTATCACAGCCATCACTCTCGTCCATTTGCAA GAATCTGTACTTCAAGAGGACGAAAACGCTAATTCTGACTATGAAGAAGATAATTCATATTGTGAAGACCATTATTCAGATAGTAGAGAAGAAGATAGTTTAGAGAGCGAAGACCATAATTCTGACACTGAACAAGAAATAACGTATTTGGATGCTAGTCGACAGGTCGAAAAACTAATTAAGGAAAACGAAATCGTTTCAAGGCTTCAGCAAGAGAATTTCAAGAAGGATGAgatgataaatgaattaaaaaagaaggTCGAGTGGCTGACTGAAGAAGgactgaagaaggaagaaaacataAGATACCTTGAAAGCCTCAGTCAACAAAAGGACAAACAAATCTCTTCAGTGTCCACAGAAATGCAATCGCTCAGAAACGAAGTAACGGAAAAGGCGAAAGATACCGAATTGCAAATAAAGGAGATGGAGGAGAAAGaccaaaaattaatcattttggaAAACACCGTCGTAGTTCTCGAGATGGAGAAGGACACTTTGCACCGAGAGCTACAGGAAAGGGAAAACATTAGAACAGAAATGCAAGtcagactaaacaagctgaacgAGGACTTGCAAAGAATGCGACAAGAGAACGTAAGGAAGCAGAAGCAAGTTGAAAGTCTGCACAGGGAAAATGAGCATAAGACCTTGAAGCTCAACGGCTTAGAAGAAAAGTTGCAAGTCCTTACGACTGAGAAACGGTTGGCACAAGAAAATTTGGAAAACCTCGACCTATGTAAGATAGAAATTGCTGAGAAAAAGGAGGAACTCGAAAAGCTAAAAGAACAGAACTTGCATAGGGACACACAGATCCTCAGACTGGAAAATGAGTGCACCAAGAAACATAAGGAATTCATGGATTTGCTCAAAGAATCTAAATCTGTCGTAGCAGAAAAATCGAAGGCAATTGGAAAGATGAACGAAATGACGAGGAGGACAATTCAGCTTGAATTCGAACTGGCCGAGGCGAAGGAGGCATTAGAAATCATGGAGTTTGAAAAGATTGAGGCAATCTTGGAAATCGAAAGACTCCACGAAGAGACCTCGACCAAGGATACGAAGATCACATCTTTGGAAAAGAAAGTCAAAATTCTTGAAGGAGAAAAAGCAAGTGAAAAAATGAACGGTCATAATTTGATACGCGAGGAAAGCGAAGTGTGCACGAAAGAAAAGACTATGATTAAAATGGTGGCGCAAGAACAACCTGTATCAGAGACTAAAGCTGTAGAGAAAAAGACTTTGAATAAAACTCGACGTCTCATCAAGCCCAAAATCGACTGCAAAGTCCTCTACCAGCGAATGGACATCATCGAGGAAGGACTTCGCCAAATCATGGCTTTGCAACGTCCTTCAACTGAAGCCAAGACACACTCAAAAGACCCGACAACTACTCCATTAGATAAGACGCCCCTAAATAAAAATGATGTGCACAAGAAGATGAGGCAGGAATCTGCAGCGAGACTACGAACACTGGAGCGAGAATCTGAAATGGTTAAGAAGCTCTATAAGATAAACTCAGTCACCTAA